In a genomic window of Pelotomaculum thermopropionicum SI:
- a CDS encoding hypothetical protein (containing GuaB (COG0516), IMP dehydrogenase/GMP reductase and FOG (COG0517): CBS domain), producing the protein MWPEKFEKVGLTFDDVMIIPAASEVLPREVDTTTYLTKDIKLNIPIVSAGMDTVTESRMAIALAREGGIGVIHKNMSIERQALEVDRVKRSEHGVISDPIFLSPDDLISDALVLMERYRISGIPITVKGRLVGILTNRDLRFERDFTKKIGEVMTKENLVTAPVGTTLEQAKEILRQYKVEKLPIVDEHYNLRGLITIKDIEKSRQYPNSAKDKRGRLLVAAAVGVGEDTMKRVDALVKASVDAIVIDTAHGHSRGVIETVAKIKGKYPDVAVIAGNVATSEGTRDLIEAGADAVKVGIGPGSICTTRVVAGVGVPQITAIYDCAQVAAGYGIPVIADGGIKYSGDITKAIAAGADAVMLGSVLAGTEESPGDIEIYQGRSYKVYRGMGSLGAMKEGSKDRYFQEHADTENKLVPEGVEGRVPFKGPLSETIYQLVGGLRAGMGYAGSRNIHELKTKSRFMRCTAAGLAESHPHNVVITKEAPNYSIR; encoded by the coding sequence ATGTGGCCGGAAAAATTTGAAAAAGTAGGCCTTACTTTTGATGATGTAATGATTATTCCAGCAGCTTCGGAAGTCCTGCCCAGGGAAGTGGATACCACCACCTATCTTACAAAGGATATAAAGCTTAACATCCCGATAGTTAGCGCCGGCATGGATACGGTGACAGAGTCCAGGATGGCCATAGCCCTGGCCCGGGAGGGGGGAATTGGCGTTATCCACAAAAACATGTCTATAGAGCGCCAGGCCCTTGAGGTAGACCGGGTCAAGCGTTCGGAGCACGGCGTAATTTCCGACCCGATTTTTCTTTCACCTGACGACCTCATCAGCGATGCCTTGGTTTTAATGGAGCGTTACAGAATTTCGGGCATTCCCATTACCGTTAAGGGCAGGCTGGTAGGCATTCTGACAAACCGCGACCTTCGCTTCGAGAGGGACTTTACCAAAAAAATCGGGGAGGTAATGACCAAAGAGAATCTTGTTACCGCCCCGGTGGGGACTACTTTAGAGCAGGCCAAAGAGATCCTTCGCCAGTACAAGGTGGAAAAACTGCCCATTGTCGATGAGCATTACAATTTAAGGGGCCTTATTACCATAAAGGATATTGAGAAATCGCGCCAATATCCTAATTCGGCCAAGGACAAGCGCGGCCGCCTGCTGGTGGCTGCGGCAGTTGGAGTTGGCGAAGATACGATGAAAAGGGTGGATGCGCTGGTAAAAGCCAGCGTGGATGCTATAGTAATTGATACGGCACACGGCCACTCTAGAGGCGTTATTGAAACGGTCGCCAAAATTAAAGGGAAATATCCGGATGTAGCCGTAATTGCCGGCAATGTGGCAACTTCAGAGGGCACCAGGGATCTCATTGAGGCAGGGGCGGACGCCGTAAAGGTGGGAATCGGTCCCGGTTCGATTTGCACCACCCGTGTCGTTGCCGGTGTCGGTGTTCCCCAAATTACAGCAATTTACGATTGTGCCCAGGTCGCAGCCGGATATGGCATACCTGTCATTGCTGACGGGGGAATAAAGTATTCGGGAGATATTACCAAGGCAATTGCAGCCGGTGCAGATGCGGTAATGCTGGGAAGCGTTCTGGCAGGTACGGAGGAAAGCCCCGGAGACATCGAGATTTATCAGGGCCGCAGCTACAAAGTATACCGCGGCATGGGTTCGCTGGGCGCCATGAAGGAAGGGAGCAAGGATCGCTATTTTCAGGAACACGCCGATACTGAGAATAAACTTGTGCCTGAAGGAGTGGAAGGGCGGGTGCCCTTCAAAGGCCCGCTTTCGGAAACTATTTATCAATTAGTTGGCGGGCTGAGGGCAGGCATGGGATATGCCGGAAGCCGCAATATTCATGAGCTTAAAACCAAGTCCAGGTTCATGCGCTGTACTGCAGCCGGCCTGGCGGAGAGCCATCCGCATAACGTTGTAATAACCAAGGAAGCGCCGAATTACAGCATAAGGTGA
- a CDS encoding hypothetical protein (containing partial COG3153, predicted acetyltransferase): MAVACCQVAPLKNYLNEVLIEGPVEAEELEGYYMNGRLNAFRPPARQKEALISISKLPEGMVYIARCNSEIIGYITFHYPDGYSRWSRHPRVLELGCIEISPDWRNNGIGAALLKEAFSNPALENYIVVTIELCWHWDLKNSGLEMFEYRSMLTKLFGSVGLVKQATDDPDVTEHPANVLMARPGRNVGKEDIILFESMLFEKN, from the coding sequence ATGGCCGTTGCCTGTTGTCAGGTAGCACCTTTAAAAAATTACCTGAACGAAGTGCTTATCGAAGGACCGGTGGAGGCTGAAGAACTGGAAGGCTATTACATGAACGGAAGACTAAATGCTTTCCGCCCGCCGGCCAGGCAAAAAGAAGCCCTTATATCGATATCGAAACTGCCCGAAGGTATGGTTTACATTGCCAGATGCAATTCCGAGATAATAGGCTACATTACTTTTCACTATCCGGATGGATACAGCAGGTGGAGCAGGCACCCCCGGGTTCTTGAACTGGGCTGTATTGAAATCAGCCCTGACTGGCGCAATAACGGGATTGGAGCGGCACTGCTTAAAGAAGCATTTTCAAATCCAGCCCTGGAGAACTATATTGTAGTTACGATAGAGCTGTGCTGGCACTGGGACCTGAAAAACTCCGGGTTGGAGATGTTTGAATACCGTTCCATGCTGACAAAGCTGTTTGGGTCGGTAGGTCTGGTCAAGCAGGCTACCGATGATCCAGATGTTACAGAACACCCGGCAAACGTTCTGATGGCACGGCCTGGCAGAAACGTCGGCAAGGAAGATATAATACTTTTTGAAAGCATGCTGTTCGAAAAGAATTGA
- the PspA gene encoding suppresse phage shock protein A ((IM30), sigma54-dependent transcription), with product MSGKLNSLTDVLKKTLFFFEALSVSELAPHVQRKMLKDYTLPQVEEKIRLCLSQNGCFYKEKDNWRLNLEGNKENDQFYSLLLKKGQPLNLREVLKNMNSKKKKVKKLLSEEASLISDGRFIQLDSGYWGLTEWEVETSHYSLKNLIIKALKMYPGGLSVQQLHQLINSWRKTDVKTLEGVLKKFPYFEMAGEGVWSYNPAVRVAYEGLLKRFMAVINRQKIRWHRDRACWKSKIEALQRNLQEAVAGQKEAAAALAEKVEMAGQHEYLMTQMAEKDLLLALRKREIIRYREHLNKLEAKANSILYQCRLWVKRAREAQEEIARLKDLLGKNQASLESLFTKLQQYKEKDRENKARLAELKEQHSIKVAELQNEIVELKQKMERERAAAALEERRLKEEIGALTNELKKALKVEEEQQRSYLMAQQELAAAREELRSLEKQLKNPFIRIVLKLRSIFGKI from the coding sequence ATGAGCGGGAAATTAAATTCCCTTACCGATGTCTTAAAAAAAACATTGTTTTTTTTCGAGGCCCTTTCAGTATCCGAGTTGGCTCCCCATGTCCAGAGAAAGATGCTTAAGGACTATACCTTGCCGCAGGTGGAAGAAAAGATAAGGCTATGCCTCAGCCAAAACGGGTGCTTTTATAAAGAGAAGGACAACTGGCGCTTAAATCTGGAGGGAAATAAAGAAAACGACCAGTTTTATTCCCTTCTCCTTAAAAAAGGACAGCCCCTTAACTTGCGCGAAGTTTTAAAAAATATGAACTCAAAGAAAAAAAAGGTCAAAAAACTTCTCTCCGAGGAGGCCAGCCTCATTTCGGACGGCAGGTTTATTCAACTGGACAGCGGTTACTGGGGCCTTACTGAGTGGGAAGTTGAAACAAGCCATTACTCGCTTAAAAACCTGATTATTAAAGCCCTTAAAATGTACCCGGGCGGCCTTTCCGTCCAACAACTTCATCAACTGATTAATTCCTGGAGGAAAACCGATGTAAAAACGCTGGAAGGGGTTTTGAAAAAATTTCCTTACTTCGAAATGGCAGGGGAGGGAGTATGGAGCTACAATCCTGCCGTAAGGGTTGCATATGAAGGTCTTCTGAAAAGGTTCATGGCGGTGATCAACAGGCAAAAGATCCGCTGGCACCGTGATAGAGCATGCTGGAAAAGCAAGATAGAGGCTTTGCAAAGAAATTTACAGGAAGCGGTAGCCGGTCAAAAGGAAGCTGCTGCCGCACTGGCCGAAAAAGTGGAGATGGCTGGCCAGCATGAATACCTGATGACCCAGATGGCAGAAAAGGACCTGCTTTTGGCTTTAAGAAAGAGGGAGATAATCAGATACAGGGAACACCTGAACAAGCTTGAGGCTAAGGCAAATAGCATTCTGTACCAGTGCCGCCTCTGGGTAAAGCGGGCAAGGGAAGCCCAGGAGGAAATAGCGCGGCTTAAAGATTTGCTGGGGAAGAACCAGGCAAGCCTGGAAAGTCTATTTACAAAACTGCAGCAATATAAGGAAAAAGACCGGGAAAACAAAGCCCGGCTGGCGGAGCTCAAAGAACAGCACAGCATAAAAGTGGCCGAACTGCAAAATGAAATTGTCGAGCTCAAACAAAAAATGGAGAGGGAAAGGGCTGCTGCTGCGCTGGAGGAAAGGCGTCTGAAAGAAGAAATAGGCGCGCTCACCAACGAGTTGAAAAAGGCCTTGAAGGTAGAAGAAGAACAGCAGCGCTCTTATCTTATGGCCCAGCAAGAGCTGGCCGCTGCCAGAGAAGAGCTGAGGAGCCTGGAAAAGCAGCTAAAAAACCCTTTTATACGAATTGTATTAAAACTGCGTTCAATTTTTGGTAAAATATAA
- a CDS encoding Uncharacterized protein (with SCP/PR1 domains), protein MSTRTARLLLMFAACFLFIIAAAPAADAATQTNPLQSYWNRYYGGKVVKQRVTIPSRPATVPPPVNPVPPADAGQQDTSRLSVDEKLMFDLVNQERAKNGLAGLALDMRLVELARLKSQDMYQNSYFSHTSPTYGTAYDMERKAGITARVMGAENIAKAATTQRAHELFMNSTGHRANILNPQHDTIGIGIFKTQNGVVVTQLFTGN, encoded by the coding sequence ATGAGCACTAGAACCGCCCGTCTATTGCTAATGTTTGCTGCCTGCTTTTTGTTCATCATTGCCGCTGCGCCTGCGGCAGATGCCGCCACTCAGACGAACCCTTTGCAGTCATACTGGAACAGATACTATGGCGGCAAGGTGGTGAAACAGCGCGTAACAATACCTTCTCGTCCCGCGACTGTTCCTCCGCCTGTAAACCCGGTTCCTCCTGCGGACGCCGGCCAGCAGGATACTTCAAGGTTAAGCGTAGATGAGAAGTTAATGTTCGACCTGGTCAACCAGGAAAGAGCAAAAAACGGCCTTGCAGGACTTGCGCTGGACATGCGCCTGGTGGAACTGGCCAGGCTGAAAAGCCAGGATATGTATCAAAACAGCTACTTCAGCCATACCTCTCCCACCTATGGCACTGCCTACGACATGGAGAGGAAGGCGGGCATAACGGCCAGGGTAATGGGGGCGGAAAACATTGCCAAGGCTGCCACAACCCAGCGGGCACACGAACTTTTTATGAACAGTACAGGCCACAGGGCAAATATTTTAAATCCGCAGCACGATACCATTGGCATTGGAATTTTTAAGACTCAAAACGGTGTGGTGGTAACTCAGTTGTTTACGGGCAATTAA
- the CsdB gene encoding selenocysteine lyase codes for MIYFDSAATSWPKPVEVLQAVEYCLKFVGANPGRAGHRMAVEAGRIVDEARELLAVLFNIRNPDRIVFTLNATEALNLAIKGLLKAGDHVITSSMEHNSVTRPLHVLQGKGVEVTKVPCDGEGFIRVKDIEAAIKPNTAAVIITHASNVTGTMMPVTEIGQLCKRKGLYFIVDAAQTAGVFELDVRFMGIHLLAFPGHKGLYGPPGTGGLYIAEGLELQPLKEGGTGSNSELPGQPDVLPERYESGTLNSAGIAGLAAGLKFIRREGMERIRRHELELTRRFLEGVEGIKGITVYGPKDLHNRAPVVSFSMKGKKAALVGAVLDQKYNIACRAGLHCAPDAHRTLGTLEQKLVRFSFSYFNNEREVDYSLNALRELDATAPEKLAAGYGKSCGC; via the coding sequence TTGATATATTTTGACAGCGCGGCTACAAGCTGGCCCAAGCCGGTCGAAGTGTTGCAGGCCGTGGAATACTGCCTGAAGTTTGTTGGGGCCAACCCGGGGAGGGCAGGCCACCGGATGGCGGTCGAAGCGGGCAGAATTGTGGACGAGGCCAGGGAACTTTTGGCGGTTCTTTTTAACATCAGGAATCCGGATCGGATCGTTTTTACCCTGAATGCTACCGAGGCTTTAAACCTGGCCATAAAAGGTTTGCTGAAAGCAGGCGATCATGTTATAACCAGCTCCATGGAGCACAACTCTGTTACCAGGCCGCTTCACGTTTTACAGGGGAAAGGGGTTGAGGTGACGAAGGTTCCCTGCGACGGGGAGGGTTTTATCAGGGTTAAGGACATAGAAGCGGCAATAAAGCCAAACACCGCGGCCGTAATAATTACCCACGCTTCAAATGTCACCGGAACGATGATGCCGGTGACGGAAATAGGGCAGCTTTGCAAAAGGAAGGGCCTTTATTTTATCGTGGATGCTGCTCAAACGGCTGGGGTTTTTGAGCTGGATGTGCGTTTTATGGGCATTCACCTGCTGGCTTTTCCGGGGCACAAAGGGCTTTACGGACCGCCCGGAACGGGAGGGCTGTACATTGCCGAGGGTTTGGAATTGCAGCCTTTAAAGGAAGGCGGCACGGGGAGCAACTCGGAATTGCCCGGTCAACCTGATGTTCTGCCGGAGCGCTATGAAAGCGGCACGTTAAATTCGGCCGGCATTGCCGGACTGGCGGCAGGCTTGAAATTTATAAGAAGGGAAGGGATGGAGCGGATTAGAAGGCATGAACTGGAACTGACCAGGCGGTTTCTCGAAGGAGTGGAAGGAATTAAAGGGATAACGGTTTACGGGCCCAAGGACCTGCACAACCGTGCGCCCGTGGTATCCTTCAGCATGAAAGGCAAAAAAGCCGCCCTAGTGGGAGCGGTGCTGGATCAAAAATACAACATTGCCTGCCGGGCAGGCCTTCACTGCGCCCCGGACGCCCATAGAACGCTGGGCACCCTGGAGCAAAAGCTGGTCCGCTTCAGCTTTTCATATTTTAACAATGAAAGGGAGGTTGATTACTCACTCAACGCCTTGCGGGAACTGGACGCCACAGCCCCGGAAAAACTTGCGGCCGGCTACGGGAAGTCCTGCGGATGCTGA
- the BtuR gene encoding ATP:corrinoid adenosyltransferase — MREGGVRHVSKPAKNGMVHVYTGNGKGKTTAAVGLALRAIGHGRRVFMLQFMKGSKNYGEIIAAEKYLPSFTIVQSGLETFVDRENPSPEDIRLAIEGLETAREVIFENRYDLVILDEINVALDFGLIPLEEVIELIKNRPPEMELVLTGRYAPKEIIELGDVVSEVCLISHPYYHGVEARKGIDY, encoded by the coding sequence ATGCGGGAAGGTGGTGTGCGACACGTGAGTAAACCAGCAAAAAATGGCATGGTCCACGTTTATACCGGGAACGGCAAGGGGAAAACAACTGCTGCTGTCGGCCTGGCCCTGCGCGCCATCGGCCATGGCCGGCGGGTATTCATGCTTCAGTTCATGAAGGGAAGCAAAAATTACGGTGAAATAATTGCTGCCGAAAAGTATCTTCCTTCATTTACCATTGTCCAATCCGGGCTGGAGACATTTGTTGACAGGGAAAACCCTTCACCGGAAGACATCAGGCTGGCAATAGAAGGGCTTGAAACGGCAAGAGAAGTCATCTTCGAGAACAGGTACGACCTGGTAATCCTCGACGAAATTAACGTAGCCCTGGATTTCGGGTTAATCCCCCTGGAAGAAGTAATTGAGCTGATTAAAAACAGGCCTCCGGAAATGGAGCTTGTGCTGACCGGCCGTTACGCTCCAAAAGAAATTATTGAACTGGGCGACGTCGTAAGCGAGGTTTGCCTGATAAGCCACCCTTACTATCACGGCGTTGAAGCAAGGAAAGGCATAGATTACTAG
- a CDS encoding activator of 2-hydroxyglutaryl-CoA dehydratase (HSP70-class ATPase domain) gives MKAYLGIDVGSVSINIVVLDEAGEVLTGLYLRTRGRPLEVIKEGLKQAAASIPAGIEIAGAGTTGSGRYLAGVMVGADVIKNEITAHAVAASMLIPGVQTVFEIGGQDSKIIILRDGIVTDFAMNTVCAAGTGSFLDQQAARLNIPIEQFGRLALQSKTPVRIAGRCTVFAESDMIHKQQMGHSIPDIIRGLCEALVRNYLNNVGKGKEILPPVVFQGGVAANEGIKAAFEKTLGMTVYVPKHYNIMGAIGAALLAREEVARSGNTRFKGFQIVGLPYRTGSFECDGCSNVCEVVEVYEGEKVIGRWGSRCSKWDIL, from the coding sequence ATGAAGGCATACTTGGGAATTGACGTCGGTTCAGTAAGCATCAACATAGTGGTCCTGGACGAGGCCGGAGAAGTCCTAACCGGCCTTTACCTTCGCACCAGGGGCAGGCCTTTGGAGGTAATTAAAGAGGGGCTGAAACAGGCAGCCGCCTCCATTCCCGCCGGCATTGAAATAGCCGGCGCCGGAACCACGGGCAGCGGCCGTTACCTGGCAGGGGTGATGGTAGGAGCCGATGTAATTAAAAACGAGATTACGGCCCATGCTGTAGCCGCCTCAATGCTCATTCCAGGCGTTCAAACGGTTTTTGAAATAGGCGGGCAGGATTCAAAAATAATTATTCTGCGGGACGGCATAGTTACCGACTTTGCCATGAACACAGTTTGTGCCGCCGGAACCGGTTCCTTCCTCGACCAGCAGGCGGCCAGGCTGAACATACCGATAGAGCAGTTTGGCCGGCTGGCCCTGCAGTCGAAGACACCGGTACGCATTGCCGGGCGCTGCACCGTTTTTGCCGAATCGGACATGATTCATAAGCAGCAAATGGGTCACAGCATCCCCGACATCATTAGGGGGCTGTGCGAGGCCCTGGTGCGAAACTATCTGAACAACGTTGGCAAGGGAAAAGAAATTTTGCCACCTGTGGTTTTCCAGGGAGGCGTGGCTGCCAACGAAGGAATTAAAGCCGCCTTTGAAAAAACCCTGGGCATGACCGTGTACGTACCGAAACACTACAACATCATGGGCGCCATCGGCGCAGCTTTGCTGGCCAGGGAAGAAGTGGCCAGATCTGGCAACACCCGTTTTAAAGGGTTTCAGATAGTCGGCCTGCCCTACCGCACGGGCAGTTTTGAATGCGATGGCTGTTCAAACGTATGTGAAGTTGTGGAGGTGTATGAAGGGGAAAAAGTGATAGGCCGGTGGGGCTCCCGCTGTTCAAAGTGGGACATACTTTAA
- the IbpA gene encoding molecular chaperone (small heat shock protein): protein MSLMRWEPFGDLVNLRNQVNRFFDQTFRRGFWPGMEPFGPRIDLYQTDQEVVAMAELPGIQSKEDIEVSVTPDSLSLRGEFKRVQNVSEENIFHSERYFGSFSRTLPLPAEVKPDEARASYHDGVLEIRMPKTERGRKKVHRVPIQ from the coding sequence ATGAGTTTAATGCGCTGGGAACCCTTTGGAGATCTGGTTAACCTGAGAAACCAGGTTAACAGGTTCTTTGACCAAACCTTTAGAAGAGGGTTCTGGCCCGGCATGGAACCCTTTGGTCCTAGGATCGATCTTTATCAGACCGATCAGGAGGTTGTGGCCATGGCAGAACTGCCGGGAATTCAATCGAAAGAAGACATAGAAGTATCTGTTACTCCCGATTCTCTTTCTCTGCGCGGCGAATTCAAGCGCGTTCAGAATGTCAGTGAAGAAAACATTTTTCATTCCGAAAGATACTTTGGCTCCTTCAGCCGCACTCTGCCCCTCCCGGCAGAAGTAAAGCCGGATGAGGCAAGGGCCAGCTATCACGACGGGGTTCTGGAAATAAGAATGCCGAAAACTGAAAGGGGCCGCAAAAAAGTCCACCGCGTTCCGATCCAATAG
- the MutT gene encoding NTP pyrophosphohydrolases (including oxidative damage repair enzymes): MSCFDEKVLSSEKIYEGKIVNLRVDTVVFPDGRTGTREVVEISEAVAVVPLTDKEELLLVRQYRHPVGKTLLEIPAGKLEPGEDPLDCARRELLEETGYEAGSMTRLFSFFSTPGFTPEELHLFMAGGLVLKEQNLDEDEFIDVVKVPLSRALEMVWNGEICDAKSVIGILAAGSLKK, translated from the coding sequence TTGTCATGCTTTGATGAAAAGGTGCTGTCGTCGGAAAAAATTTATGAAGGAAAGATTGTCAATCTCAGGGTAGATACAGTGGTCTTTCCGGACGGGCGGACCGGCACCCGCGAAGTGGTGGAAATCAGCGAGGCGGTAGCGGTCGTGCCATTGACCGATAAGGAGGAACTGTTGCTTGTCAGGCAATACCGCCATCCCGTCGGTAAAACGCTGCTGGAAATACCGGCGGGTAAACTTGAACCGGGGGAGGACCCGTTGGACTGCGCCAGGCGTGAGTTGCTTGAAGAAACCGGTTACGAAGCCGGCAGCATGACCAGGCTTTTCAGTTTTTTCAGCACGCCCGGTTTTACCCCAGAGGAGCTTCACCTGTTCATGGCCGGGGGCCTGGTTTTGAAGGAACAAAACCTGGATGAGGACGAATTTATTGATGTGGTAAAGGTTCCTTTGAGCCGAGCGCTGGAGATGGTCTGGAACGGAGAAATCTGTGATGCCAAGTCCGTAATCGGCATTCTTGCCGCCGGCAGCTTGAAAAAATAA